From one Streptomyces chromofuscus genomic stretch:
- a CDS encoding NAD(P)/FAD-dependent oxidoreductase: MSRPRIVIVGAGFAGYRTARELSRLSRGKADITLLNPTDYFLYLPLLPQVAAGILEPRRVTVSISSTLPRVRLVLGEADGIDLDARTVHYSDPEGGSGTLEYDRLVLAAGSVNKLLPIPGVAEHAHGFRGLPEALYLRDHVTRQVELAAAAADPKSCASRCTFVVVGAGYTGTEVAAHGQMFTDAQVRKQPLREGMRPRWILLDIAPRVLPELDERLSRTADRVLRQRGVDVRMGTSVKEATHGGVLLTDGEYVETRTLVWCVGVRPDPLAQSLELPMERGRLLVDPYLQVPGRPEVFAVGDAAAVPDLDNPGQYTPMTAQHAWRHGKVCALNIAASFGVGERRAYRHRDLGFVVDLGGAKAAANPLGVPLSGIAAGAVTRGYHLAAMPGNRVRVAADWLLDAMLPRQAVQLGLVRSWSVPLDTSSPELVRVPNGAEPRSGTAGGARKGPGAAASPDADADSARNRPGQEPAKNQPGGEPARNQPGEEPPEGGPAGEPGADHPAPGPVKRTDTPDEGDR; the protein is encoded by the coding sequence GTGAGTCGACCCCGCATCGTGATCGTCGGTGCCGGCTTCGCCGGCTACCGGACGGCCCGCGAACTGTCGCGGCTGTCCCGGGGCAAGGCCGACATCACCCTGCTCAACCCGACCGACTACTTTCTGTATCTGCCGCTGCTGCCCCAGGTGGCCGCCGGGATCCTGGAGCCGCGCCGGGTGACCGTCTCCATCTCCAGCACCCTGCCACGGGTGCGGCTCGTCCTCGGCGAGGCCGACGGCATCGACCTCGACGCGCGGACCGTGCACTACTCCGACCCCGAGGGCGGGAGCGGCACGCTGGAGTACGACCGGCTGGTGCTCGCCGCCGGCAGCGTCAACAAACTGTTGCCCATCCCCGGCGTCGCCGAGCACGCGCACGGCTTCCGCGGCCTGCCCGAGGCGCTGTACCTGCGCGACCACGTGACCCGGCAGGTGGAACTGGCGGCCGCCGCCGCCGACCCCAAGAGCTGTGCCTCTCGCTGCACCTTCGTGGTGGTCGGCGCCGGCTACACCGGGACCGAGGTCGCCGCGCACGGGCAGATGTTCACCGACGCGCAGGTGCGCAAGCAGCCCCTGCGCGAGGGCATGCGGCCCCGCTGGATCCTGCTGGACATCGCCCCGCGGGTCCTGCCCGAGTTGGACGAACGGCTCTCCCGCACCGCCGACCGGGTGCTGCGGCAGCGCGGTGTCGACGTGCGGATGGGGACCTCCGTGAAGGAGGCCACGCACGGCGGGGTGCTGCTCACCGACGGCGAGTACGTCGAGACCCGCACGCTCGTGTGGTGCGTGGGCGTCCGGCCCGACCCCCTCGCCCAGTCCCTCGAACTGCCCATGGAACGCGGGCGGCTGCTCGTCGACCCGTACCTGCAGGTGCCGGGCCGCCCCGAGGTGTTCGCCGTCGGGGACGCCGCCGCCGTGCCCGACCTCGACAACCCCGGTCAGTACACGCCGATGACGGCACAGCACGCCTGGCGCCACGGCAAGGTGTGCGCCCTCAACATCGCCGCGTCGTTCGGGGTGGGGGAGCGGCGGGCCTACCGGCACCGGGACCTGGGCTTCGTGGTGGACCTGGGCGGTGCCAAGGCGGCGGCGAACCCGCTGGGCGTGCCGCTGTCCGGGATCGCCGCCGGCGCGGTCACCCGCGGCTATCACCTCGCCGCCATGCCGGGGAACCGGGTGCGGGTGGCCGCGGACTGGCTGCTGGACGCGATGCTGCCGCGCCAGGCCGTGCAGTTGGGGCTCGTCCGCTCCTGGTCGGTGCCGCTGGACACGTCGTCGCCGGAGCTGGTGCGCGTGCCGAACGGGGCGGAGCCGCGGTCCGGGACCGCCGGTGGCGCCCGGAAGGGACCCGGCGCCGCGGCGTCCCCCGACGCCGACGCCGACTCCGCGAGGAACCGGCCGGGACAGGAGCCCGCGAAGAACCAGCCCGGCGGCGAACCGGCCCGCAACCAGCCCGGCGAGGAGCCGCCCGAGGGCGGGCCCGCCGGCGAGCCCGGCGCGGACCACCCCGCCCCGGGCCCCGTGAAGCGCACCGACACCCCCGACGAAGGAGACCGATGA
- a CDS encoding transketolase, producing MNTRELVELGQQLRVDSVRVSAAAGSGHPTSSMSAADLMAVLLANHLRYDFERPDHPGNDRFVLSKGHASPLLYSAYKAAGAVDDAELLTFRALGSRLEGHPTPQRLPWVETATGSLGQGLPVGVGIALSGGRLDRTDYRVWVLCGDSELAEGSVWEAAEHAAFEHLDNLTAIVDVNRLGQRGPTRHGHDLDAYARRFQAFGWHTIEIDGHDVDAIDRAYGEAISTKGQPTAVLARTFKGKGVEAVQDREGLHGKPLPDADEAIAELGGRRELRVTVQEPPAARLLHAVGEKHVELPRFDLGEEVATRDAYGKALAALGAGREDVVALDGEVSDSTRAEAFAKEYPERFFECYIAEQQMVAAAVGLSTRGWVPYASSFAAFLTRAYDFVRMASVSGAGINLVGSHAGVAIGQDGPSQMGLEDLAMFRAVHGSTVLYPCDANQTARLVAAMADLDGIRYLRTSRGRSRVIYGPDEEFPVGGSKVLRSSGTDRLTLVAAGVTVPEALAAAGALDREGIQVRVIDLYSVKPVDRLTLRQAAEDTGCLITVEDHHEEGGLGDAVLDAFLDGRPVPRLVRLAVRTMPGSAAPDEQLHAAGIDAESIAAAVQLLVEQAVVR from the coding sequence ATGAACACCCGTGAACTCGTCGAGCTGGGCCAGCAGCTGCGCGTGGACAGCGTGCGGGTCTCCGCCGCCGCAGGTTCCGGGCATCCGACGTCGTCGATGTCCGCCGCCGACCTGATGGCCGTACTCCTGGCCAACCACCTGCGCTACGACTTCGAGCGTCCGGACCACCCGGGCAACGACCGCTTCGTGCTGTCCAAGGGACACGCCTCGCCGCTGCTGTACTCGGCCTACAAGGCGGCCGGCGCCGTCGACGACGCGGAGCTGCTCACCTTCCGGGCGCTGGGCAGCCGGCTCGAGGGGCACCCGACACCGCAGCGGCTGCCGTGGGTCGAGACGGCCACCGGATCGTTGGGGCAGGGCCTGCCGGTCGGCGTGGGGATCGCCCTGTCCGGCGGGCGGCTCGACCGCACGGACTACCGGGTGTGGGTGCTGTGCGGGGACAGTGAGCTGGCCGAGGGCTCCGTGTGGGAGGCCGCCGAGCACGCCGCGTTCGAGCACCTGGACAACCTCACCGCGATCGTCGACGTCAACCGGCTGGGCCAGCGCGGACCCACCCGGCACGGCCACGACCTCGACGCCTACGCCCGCCGCTTCCAGGCCTTCGGCTGGCACACCATCGAGATCGACGGGCACGACGTGGACGCGATCGACCGGGCGTACGGGGAGGCCATCTCGACCAAGGGCCAGCCGACCGCCGTCCTCGCCCGCACCTTCAAGGGCAAGGGCGTCGAGGCCGTCCAGGACCGTGAGGGGCTGCACGGCAAGCCGCTGCCCGACGCCGACGAGGCCATCGCCGAACTCGGCGGCCGCCGCGAGCTGCGCGTCACGGTGCAGGAGCCGCCCGCCGCGCGCCTGCTGCACGCCGTCGGCGAGAAGCACGTCGAGCTGCCCCGCTTCGACCTGGGCGAGGAGGTGGCGACCCGGGACGCCTACGGCAAGGCACTGGCCGCCCTCGGCGCCGGACGCGAGGACGTCGTCGCCCTCGACGGCGAGGTCAGCGACTCCACACGGGCCGAGGCCTTCGCCAAGGAGTACCCCGAGCGCTTCTTCGAGTGCTACATCGCCGAGCAGCAGATGGTCGCCGCCGCGGTGGGCCTGTCCACGCGCGGCTGGGTGCCGTACGCCTCCTCGTTCGCGGCCTTCCTCACGCGTGCGTACGACTTCGTCCGCATGGCCTCCGTCAGCGGGGCCGGGATCAACCTGGTCGGTTCGCACGCGGGCGTCGCGATCGGGCAGGACGGGCCCTCGCAGATGGGCCTGGAGGACCTGGCGATGTTCCGGGCCGTGCACGGCTCGACCGTGCTGTACCCGTGCGACGCCAACCAGACCGCCCGGCTCGTCGCCGCCATGGCCGACCTGGACGGCATCCGCTACCTGCGCACCTCGCGCGGCAGGAGCAGGGTGATCTACGGACCCGACGAGGAGTTCCCGGTGGGCGGCAGCAAGGTGCTGCGCTCCTCCGGGACCGACCGGCTGACCCTGGTCGCGGCGGGCGTCACCGTCCCCGAGGCGCTGGCCGCCGCCGGCGCGCTGGACCGCGAGGGCATCCAGGTGCGGGTGATCGACCTGTATTCGGTCAAGCCCGTCGACCGGCTGACGTTGCGTCAGGCCGCCGAGGACACCGGCTGCCTCATCACCGTCGAGGACCACCACGAGGAGGGCGGTCTCGGTGACGCGGTCCTCGACGCCTTCCTCGACGGCCGTCCCGTGCCCCGGCTGGTGCGTCTCGCGGTGCGGACGATGCCGGGGTCCGCCGCGCCCGACGAGCAGCTGCACGCCGCGGGCATCGACGCCGAGTCCATCGCCGCCGCCGTCCAACTGCTGGTGGAGCAGGCGGTCGTACGGTGA
- the ligD gene encoding non-homologous end-joining DNA ligase, whose translation MSGADAVTVRAGRRTVEVHRPDKLLFPGGGEAKEYTKRDLVDYYRAVAPFMLPHLRGRPLMLQRHPDGLDGPQFMQKNTPESYPEWITRVEVPKEGGTVRHTVCDDAATLVHLADQACLTLHRWLSRSDRLDRPDRMVFDLDPSGDSFAPVREAAWQLADLLDELRLPSALMTTGSRGLHVVVPLNGHHDFDEVRAFARDVADTLAAAHPDRLTTAARKKDRGERLYLDVQRNGYAQTAVVPFSVRARPGAPVAVPVAWDQLDHPGFGPRRWTLADAVDQARTNPWAGVPNRGRSLGPARRRLNALRG comes from the coding sequence GTGAGCGGTGCCGACGCCGTCACCGTGCGGGCGGGCCGGCGCACGGTCGAGGTGCACCGGCCGGACAAGCTGCTCTTCCCCGGCGGCGGCGAGGCCAAGGAGTACACCAAGCGGGACCTCGTCGACTACTACCGGGCCGTCGCGCCGTTCATGCTGCCGCACCTGCGGGGCCGTCCGCTGATGCTCCAGCGGCATCCGGACGGCCTCGACGGCCCCCAATTCATGCAGAAGAACACGCCGGAGAGCTACCCGGAGTGGATCACCCGCGTCGAGGTGCCCAAGGAGGGCGGCACCGTCCGCCACACCGTCTGCGACGACGCCGCCACCCTCGTCCACCTCGCCGACCAGGCGTGCCTCACGCTGCACCGCTGGCTCTCCCGGTCCGACCGGCTCGACCGGCCGGACCGCATGGTGTTCGACCTGGACCCCTCCGGCGACTCCTTCGCGCCCGTGCGCGAGGCCGCCTGGCAGCTCGCGGACCTGCTCGACGAACTGAGGCTGCCGTCGGCGCTGATGACCACCGGCTCGCGCGGACTGCATGTCGTCGTGCCGCTCAACGGGCACCACGACTTCGACGAGGTGCGCGCGTTCGCCCGGGACGTCGCCGACACCCTGGCCGCCGCGCACCCCGACCGGCTCACCACCGCCGCCCGCAAGAAGGACCGCGGCGAGCGGCTCTACCTCGACGTGCAGCGCAACGGCTACGCGCAGACCGCCGTCGTGCCCTTCTCCGTACGGGCCCGGCCCGGCGCGCCGGTCGCCGTGCCCGTGGCCTGGGACCAGCTCGACCACCCTGGCTTCGGCCCGCGCCGCTGGACCCTCGCCGACGCCGTCGACCAGGCACGCACCAACCCCTGGGCCGGCGTGCCGAACCGCGGCCGCTCCCTCGGGCCGGCCCGGCGCAGGCTCAACGCCCTGCGCGGCTGA
- a CDS encoding gas vesicle protein GvpO — MSNTKNTSDSQNSRNSPKEQDDSPADDRPSPMQVLRNARTQLAELTGMAPENVSSFEQTEDGWSLEVEVLELPRVPDTMSLMASYQVDLDPDGQLTGYRRVRRYERGRADSHRPGGR, encoded by the coding sequence ATGTCGAACACAAAGAACACGTCAGATTCGCAGAATTCACGTAACTCCCCCAAGGAGCAGGACGACAGTCCGGCGGACGACCGGCCGAGCCCCATGCAGGTACTGCGCAACGCGCGCACTCAGCTGGCGGAGCTCACCGGTATGGCCCCCGAGAACGTGTCGTCCTTCGAACAGACCGAGGACGGCTGGTCCTTGGAGGTCGAGGTCCTCGAACTGCCCCGGGTGCCCGACACGATGAGCCTGATGGCGAGCTACCAGGTCGACCTGGACCCCGACGGACAGCTCACCGGCTACCGGCGCGTTCGCCGTTACGAGCGCGGGCGGGCCGACTCACACAGGCCGGGCGGCCGCTAG
- a CDS encoding gas vesicle structural protein GvpA, which produces MTVVPAQQTGGGGGSSGLYDVLELVLDRGLVIDAFVRVSLVGIEILKIDVRVVVASVDTYLRFAEACNRLDLEAGPRKSPGLPDVVGQITESGARGKSKGALSGAAQTISDAFKQARDEGEAEPRPRARRTTSTRRREEQE; this is translated from the coding sequence ATGACCGTTGTACCGGCACAGCAGACCGGCGGTGGAGGCGGCAGCAGCGGCCTCTACGACGTGCTTGAACTCGTTCTCGACAGGGGGCTCGTGATCGACGCCTTCGTCCGCGTCTCCCTGGTCGGCATCGAGATCCTGAAGATCGACGTCCGGGTCGTCGTCGCCAGCGTCGACACCTACCTGCGCTTCGCCGAGGCGTGCAACCGGCTCGACCTGGAGGCCGGCCCGCGCAAGAGCCCCGGCCTGCCCGACGTCGTCGGTCAGATCACCGAGTCCGGCGCGCGCGGCAAGTCCAAGGGCGCGCTGTCCGGCGCCGCGCAGACCATATCCGACGCCTTCAAGCAGGCCCGCGACGAGGGTGAGGCCGAGCCCCGGCCGCGCGCCCGCAGGACCACGTCCACGCGCCGCAGGGAGGAGCAGGAGTGA
- a CDS encoding GvpL/GvpF family gas vesicle protein — MSTYVYGITASAHPALPDGMGGVGDPARPVRILKEGDLAAIVSDAPEGLRPKRKDLLAHQNVLAEAGSAGCVLPMRFGSVAQDDTAVTGVLAERAEHYKERLTALDGRIEYNIKANHVEEAVLHHVMAESPEIRALAEANRTSGGGSYEDKIRLGEMVAAAVKAKEAGDAHALQQALEPVAEAVSVGPESTGWLANVSFLVDRGSAENFLAAVEQARKDLPHLEVRVNGPLPPYSFVEPGPAEPAGSTAGGAETGAG, encoded by the coding sequence GTGAGCACCTACGTCTACGGCATCACCGCGAGCGCGCACCCCGCCCTCCCCGACGGCATGGGCGGCGTCGGCGACCCGGCCCGGCCCGTGCGCATCCTGAAGGAGGGCGACCTGGCGGCGATCGTCAGCGACGCGCCCGAGGGGCTGCGCCCCAAGCGCAAGGATCTGCTGGCCCATCAGAACGTGCTCGCGGAGGCCGGGTCGGCCGGATGCGTGCTGCCGATGCGGTTCGGCAGCGTCGCTCAGGACGACACGGCGGTCACGGGCGTGCTCGCCGAGCGCGCCGAGCACTACAAGGAGCGCCTGACAGCACTGGACGGGCGCATCGAGTACAACATCAAGGCCAACCACGTCGAGGAAGCGGTCCTGCACCACGTGATGGCCGAGAGCCCCGAGATCCGCGCGCTCGCCGAGGCCAACCGCACGTCCGGGGGCGGCAGTTACGAGGACAAGATCCGGCTCGGAGAGATGGTCGCGGCCGCGGTCAAGGCCAAGGAGGCCGGGGACGCCCACGCGCTCCAGCAGGCCCTGGAGCCGGTCGCGGAGGCGGTCAGCGTGGGCCCGGAGTCCACCGGCTGGCTGGCCAACGTGTCGTTCCTCGTGGACCGGGGGTCGGCGGAGAACTTCCTGGCCGCCGTGGAGCAGGCCCGCAAGGACCTGCCGCACCTGGAGGTGCGGGTGAACGGCCCGCTGCCCCCGTACAGCTTCGTCGAGCCCGGCCCCGCCGAGCCGGCGGGCAGCACGGCCGGCGGCGCGGAGACCGGGGCCGGGTGA
- a CDS encoding gas vesicle protein GvpG gives MGLISEVLLLPFAPVRGSAWAIGQVLHEAERIYYDPATIRAELARLEERLEAGEISEEEFDREEDELLDRLEIASRNRAGTGNGTTP, from the coding sequence ATGGGCCTGATCTCGGAGGTGCTGCTGCTGCCGTTCGCCCCGGTGCGCGGCAGCGCCTGGGCCATCGGACAGGTGCTCCACGAGGCGGAGCGGATCTACTACGACCCCGCCACGATCCGGGCCGAGCTGGCCCGGCTGGAGGAACGGCTGGAGGCCGGGGAGATCAGTGAGGAGGAGTTCGACCGGGAGGAGGACGAACTCCTCGACCGGCTGGAGATCGCTTCGCGCAACCGCGCGGGAACGGGCAACGGGACAACACCATGA
- a CDS encoding DNA primase, translated as MNRVGLGLAVGAGYVLGRTRKLKLAFAVGTLVAGKRMNLGPRALAELVSGQLRDNPQFKEIGDQLRQDLRGVGGAATGALVERRLDALADRLHDRTAGVRERLSGVVPGRRQLDYDDEDRYDEDRYDDEGHAEPDDDERYDDEPDAGRSRDEARGTADPEESPAERAGAKKGAAKKAADKAPARKAAPAKKAAAKRTAARKTAASGKTAARKTASARGAARIPKGGGDR; from the coding sequence ATGAACCGAGTGGGACTGGGCCTCGCGGTAGGGGCCGGATACGTCCTCGGACGGACGAGGAAACTGAAACTGGCGTTCGCCGTCGGCACGCTCGTCGCCGGCAAGCGGATGAACCTGGGCCCGCGGGCGCTCGCGGAACTGGTCTCCGGGCAGCTGCGCGACAATCCGCAGTTCAAGGAGATCGGAGACCAGCTCCGTCAGGACCTGCGGGGCGTGGGCGGCGCGGCGACGGGCGCCCTGGTGGAGCGGCGGCTCGACGCGCTCGCCGACCGTCTGCACGACCGGACGGCGGGCGTGCGGGAGCGGCTGAGCGGTGTCGTGCCGGGGCGACGGCAACTCGATTACGACGACGAGGACCGCTACGACGAGGACCGCTACGACGACGAGGGCCACGCGGAGCCGGACGACGACGAGCGGTACGACGACGAACCGGACGCCGGACGCTCCCGTGACGAGGCTCGCGGCACGGCGGATCCGGAGGAGTCCCCGGCCGAGCGGGCCGGGGCGAAGAAGGGGGCGGCGAAGAAGGCCGCCGACAAGGCGCCCGCGCGCAAGGCGGCCCCGGCGAAGAAGGCCGCCGCCAAGCGGACCGCCGCCCGCAAGACCGCCGCCTCGGGCAAGACGGCGGCACGGAAGACGGCCTCCGCGCGCGGCGCCGCCCGGATACCGAAGGGAGGCGGTGACCGATGA
- a CDS encoding SRPBCC family protein, producing MTDTLGSATSTAGRAARGNPLSEVAHSEAADRLKAEAQEYLAAQTTRVLTGLGRKLGETTGRLNDIAEGRSPGFAKLALDGGRKLAEGKGPLRAALELGASRAKDNVVGAFKNMTGGKGGRMGGSGHRPTVIIEYVDVGVPLRTAYDQWTRYQDFSTFAKGVKSAERADDTTSDWQLKVFWSNRSWKARTTEQVPDDRIAWTSEGAKGTTKGVVSFHRLADNLTRVLLVIEYYPKGLFEKTGNLWRAQGRRARLDLKNFARHITLRGEAEDGWRGEIRDGEVVRGHDEAVAEEEDAERDEGGYDGYDEYEEYDEDREPEEEYEDGEPRAEGEHGPENETEENEEPEEHEETDDEYRDEYAEARSRR from the coding sequence ATGACCGACACCCTCGGATCGGCCACGTCCACGGCGGGCCGTGCGGCCCGCGGCAACCCGCTCTCCGAGGTGGCCCACAGCGAGGCCGCCGACCGGCTGAAGGCGGAGGCGCAGGAGTACCTCGCCGCGCAGACCACCCGGGTGCTCACCGGCCTCGGCCGCAAGCTGGGCGAGACCACCGGCAGGCTGAACGACATCGCCGAGGGCCGCAGCCCCGGCTTCGCCAAGCTCGCCCTCGACGGCGGCCGCAAGCTCGCCGAGGGCAAGGGCCCGCTGCGCGCGGCGCTGGAGCTCGGCGCCTCACGGGCCAAGGACAACGTGGTCGGCGCGTTCAAGAACATGACCGGCGGCAAGGGCGGGCGCATGGGCGGCTCCGGCCACCGGCCCACCGTGATCATCGAGTACGTCGACGTCGGGGTGCCGCTGCGCACGGCGTACGACCAGTGGACCCGCTACCAGGACTTCAGCACCTTCGCCAAGGGCGTCAAGAGCGCGGAGCGCGCCGACGACACCACCTCGGACTGGCAGCTGAAGGTCTTCTGGTCCAACCGCAGCTGGAAGGCCCGCACCACCGAGCAGGTCCCCGACGACCGGATCGCCTGGACCTCGGAAGGCGCCAAGGGCACCACCAAGGGCGTGGTCTCCTTCCACCGGCTCGCCGACAACCTCACCAGGGTCCTGCTGGTGATCGAGTACTACCCGAAGGGCCTGTTCGAGAAGACCGGCAACCTCTGGCGTGCCCAGGGCCGCCGTGCCCGGCTCGACCTGAAGAACTTCGCCCGCCACATCACCCTGCGTGGTGAGGCGGAGGACGGCTGGCGCGGGGAGATCCGCGACGGCGAGGTCGTCCGCGGACACGACGAGGCGGTCGCCGAGGAGGAGGACGCCGAGCGGGACGAGGGCGGGTACGACGGGTACGACGAGTACGAGGAGTACGACGAGGACCGGGAACCCGAGGAGGAGTACGAGGACGGGGAACCCCGTGCGGAAGGGGAACACGGACCGGAGAACGAGACCGAGGAGAACGAGGAACCCGAGGAGCACGAGGAGACCGACGACGAGTACCGGGACGAGTACGCCGAGGCCCGGAGCCGTCGATGA
- a CDS encoding gas vesicle protein encodes MTSPTRLPDPYGHDGGANLADILERVLDKGVVIAGDIRINLLDIELLTIKLRLIVASVDKAKEMGIDWWEDDPALSSGARRKELARENAELRERLAALETGRAQEESP; translated from the coding sequence ATGACGTCACCGACCCGCCTGCCCGACCCCTACGGCCACGACGGCGGCGCCAACCTCGCCGACATCCTGGAGCGGGTGCTCGACAAGGGCGTCGTCATCGCCGGCGACATCCGGATCAACCTGCTCGACATCGAGCTGCTCACCATCAAGCTGCGGCTCATCGTGGCCTCCGTCGACAAGGCGAAGGAGATGGGCATCGACTGGTGGGAGGACGACCCGGCCCTGTCGTCGGGCGCCCGCCGCAAGGAACTGGCCCGGGAGAACGCCGAGCTGCGCGAGCGGCTCGCGGCGCTGGAGACCGGCCGCGCACAGGAGGAGAGCCCATGA
- a CDS encoding GvpL/GvpF family gas vesicle protein, producing the protein MTGLRYVYAVCRPFGAALQSQLTGVAGAPPKLLHHRGLVAVVSSVPERDFAEEPLHAHLEDLDWLTATARAHQGVIDALTTVTTPLPLRLGTVFRDDSGVRMMLEAREGDFLRTLDRLTGRVEWGVKVYAEPAPGQSAEAGEPAATPPGPGVESGRTAGTPMSGRDYLRRRSRSVRERESGLRKAEEFAERLHERLAAHAEDARLHAPQSAQLSGASGRNVLNAAYLVPRAESEEFVEIVDRTKDEMPGIRVELTGPWAAYSFAGEKP; encoded by the coding sequence ATGACCGGACTGCGGTACGTGTACGCCGTCTGCCGCCCCTTCGGCGCGGCTCTGCAGTCCCAGCTGACGGGTGTCGCGGGCGCACCGCCCAAGCTGCTGCACCACCGCGGCCTGGTCGCGGTGGTCAGCTCGGTGCCGGAGCGGGACTTCGCCGAGGAGCCGCTGCACGCCCACCTGGAGGACCTGGACTGGCTCACCGCCACCGCCCGTGCCCACCAGGGCGTCATCGACGCGCTCACCACGGTGACGACGCCGCTGCCGCTCCGGCTGGGCACGGTCTTCCGGGACGACAGCGGCGTCAGGATGATGCTGGAGGCCCGCGAGGGCGACTTCCTGCGCACCCTGGACCGGCTGACGGGCCGGGTGGAGTGGGGCGTGAAGGTGTACGCCGAACCGGCGCCCGGCCAGTCCGCGGAGGCCGGCGAGCCCGCCGCGACGCCGCCGGGCCCGGGCGTGGAGAGCGGGCGGACGGCCGGGACGCCCATGTCCGGGCGGGACTATCTGCGACGGCGCAGCAGGAGTGTCAGGGAACGTGAGTCGGGGCTGCGCAAGGCGGAGGAGTTCGCGGAACGGCTGCACGAGAGGCTCGCCGCGCACGCCGAGGACGCACGGCTGCACGCGCCGCAGAGCGCCCAGCTGTCCGGGGCCTCGGGCCGCAACGTGCTGAACGCGGCCTACCTGGTGCCGCGCGCCGAGTCCGAGGAGTTCGTGGAGATCGTGGACCGCACCAAGGACGAGATGCCGGGAATCCGGGTGGAGCTCACCGGCCCCTGGGCGGCCTACTCCTTCGCGGGGGAGAAGCCGTGA
- a CDS encoding gas vesicle protein, whose product MTVIERREIALVDLLDRLLAGGVVITGDITLRIADVDLVRVDLNALISSVNAQVPSPWGDPT is encoded by the coding sequence GTGACGGTGATCGAACGCCGTGAGATCGCCCTGGTGGACCTGCTCGACCGGCTGCTGGCCGGCGGTGTGGTCATCACCGGCGACATCACGCTGCGCATCGCGGACGTCGACCTGGTCCGCGTCGACCTCAACGCGCTGATCAGCTCCGTGAACGCCCAGGTGCCCTCCCCCTGGGGTGATCCGACGTGA
- a CDS encoding gas vesicle protein K encodes MTAPRKRLDLEPDTVERDLVKLVLTVVELLRQLMERQALRRFDEGDLSEEQEERIGLTLMLLDDRMTELRERYGLRPEDLNLDLGPLGPLLPRE; translated from the coding sequence GTGACGGCTCCCCGCAAGCGGCTCGACCTGGAGCCGGACACGGTCGAACGTGACCTGGTCAAGCTGGTCCTGACCGTCGTGGAGCTGTTGCGCCAGCTGATGGAGCGGCAGGCGCTGCGCCGGTTCGACGAGGGCGACCTGAGCGAGGAGCAGGAGGAGCGGATCGGTCTCACGCTGATGCTGCTCGACGACCGCATGACGGAGCTGCGGGAGCGCTACGGTCTGCGGCCCGAGGACCTGAACCTGGACCTCGGGCCGCTGGGACCCCTGCTGCCGCGGGAGTGA
- a CDS encoding methyltransferase domain-containing protein, which produces MPKAQETAVYTHGHHESVLRSHTWRTAANSAAYLLGSLRPHMRILDVGCGPGTITADLAALVPDGHVTGVDREPGILEQARATAAERGLTNVDFAVADVHALDFPDDTFCVVHAHQVLQHVGDPVQALREMARVTGPGGFVAARDGDYAAMTWYPASPGLDDWLRLYRRVARANGGEPDAGRRLKAWALRAGLTDITATSSTWTFSTPDERAWWSGLWADRTLASDYARRATEGGHATDERLRAVAEAWREWGKAADGWFGVLHGEILCRKEG; this is translated from the coding sequence ATGCCGAAAGCGCAGGAGACCGCCGTCTACACGCACGGGCACCACGAATCCGTGCTCCGTTCGCACACCTGGCGGACGGCCGCCAACTCGGCGGCGTACCTCCTGGGCTCCCTGAGGCCGCACATGCGCATCCTGGACGTCGGCTGCGGTCCCGGCACCATCACCGCCGACCTGGCCGCGCTGGTCCCGGACGGACACGTCACGGGTGTGGACCGCGAGCCGGGCATCCTGGAGCAGGCGCGGGCCACGGCGGCCGAACGAGGGCTCACCAACGTCGACTTCGCGGTCGCCGACGTCCACGCGCTGGACTTCCCGGACGACACGTTCTGCGTCGTGCACGCCCATCAGGTTCTGCAGCACGTCGGCGATCCGGTGCAGGCGCTGCGCGAGATGGCGAGGGTGACGGGACCCGGTGGATTCGTCGCCGCCCGCGACGGGGACTATGCCGCGATGACCTGGTACCCCGCCTCACCCGGCCTGGACGACTGGCTCCGGCTGTACCGGCGGGTGGCCCGCGCCAACGGGGGCGAACCGGACGCCGGACGGCGGCTGAAGGCCTGGGCGCTGCGGGCGGGGCTCACCGACATCACGGCCACGTCCAGCACCTGGACCTTCTCGACGCCGGACGAGCGGGCGTGGTGGAGCGGCCTGTGGGCCGACCGGACACTGGCGTCGGACTACGCCCGGCGGGCCACCGAGGGCGGTCACGCCACCGACGAACGGTTGCGGGCCGTGGCGGAGGCCTGGCGGGAGTGGGGGAAAGCGGCCGACGGCTGGTTCGGCGTCCTGCACGGCGAGATCCTGTGCCGCAAGGAGGGCTGA